TACCCATCAGTTCGTTCAGACATACCGCCAGTACCGCGACTCCAGCTCTGTCGTCAAGCGCTTTACCTGATATTCTGTCGTTGAGCAGATGCAGTGGGTACCTTTTGATGCTAGCGATATCTCCCGGTTTAACCATTGATACCGCCGTTGCATAATTAAAACCGATATCGATTACCAGGTCTTCTATATCGAGGGTCTGTTGCTTTTTACTGTCCTTGTGGGAAGATCCAAGGCAAACCACACCGCAGAGGTCTTCCTTTCCGTGTACGAGGACTTCTTGGTAAAGCAAGGTCCTCTGGTCAATTCCGCCGAGCGTGGCAAAATGTAAAAATCCTCTTACATCAATATGGGTGATCATCAACCCAATCTCGTCGATATGCGCAGCGAGCATTACGGAATGCTTTCCGCCGTGTTCGCCTTTTTTAACCGCATAAAAATTGCCGATAAAATCTGAGAAAGTGTCCATATACCATGGCGCAAAAATATCCTGAAGTGTGGTCTTTAAGCCCTGTTCATATCCAGAAACACCTGTCATTTCTGTCAACGAACAGGTTAGTTCCCGTGCGAGCTCGAAGGAATTCCTTAACACGTACATCTTCCTTTCCTTAGTACCCAGTTATCCCTCAATCTAAGCTACTCATCTGTCCCAAACAGAACTTCGATCGTATCTCCCCGATTGACAATTTTGCCGGCTTCCGGTGACTGCTTATAGGCGAGGCCGCTACCGCTGAATTCATAGCGCAAATCCATTTTTCCGAGTAATTCGCCAGCTTGTCTGATGGTGAGTCCTTTTAGATCAGGTACAAGGACTTCGCCTTCCCCGGCCTGTCTGGCAGGGGTATTGTTCTTTTCTACTGCCGTATTACCGTTTTTAGCGGCTGCTTGCTCCGCCAGAGCGTCAGGGTCAACCTTGGTAAGATCACTCGGGGTCTCAGCAGAAACCGGCACACCATAATATTGCAAAGTGCCTTCAATTATATTTTTAACGCGCGGTCCACCGAGTGTTCCCCCCTGGATGACCGGAGCATGCGGCGTATCAATAACGACCAGTACAGCAATCTTTGGATCGTTAGCCGGCGCATAGCCTACAAAAGAGACGATATAATCCGTATCTGAATACATTCCGGTTTTAGGGTCAATTTTCTGGGCCGTTCCGGTTTTGCCTGCAACTTTAATACCGGGGATTTTGGCCCGGCTTCCGGTACCGCTGTCGACGACACTTACGAGAATATCGCTCACGGTCTTGCTGGTTGTCTCGGAAATAACCTGCCGGACAACCTTCGGCTGGGTTTTACTGATGATCTCTCCGTCTTTATTCTTGATATTTTCCACAATATACGGCTGCATCAGGTGGCCCCCGTTGGCCACCGCACAAATCGCCGTTAAAAGCTGAACTGGGGTGACAAGGTTAGCCTGACCGAACGACATCGTCGCCAGTTCAATGCTTTTGATCTTGCTCTTGTCAATTAAAAGGCCCCTTTCTTCACCGGAAATGTCAACATCTGTCAAACTGCCGAAGCCAAAAGACTTCAAGTATGTATAGAATAGGTCTTTGCCGAGCTTTTGACCGACTTGGGCCAGGACGACGTTGGAAGACAGTTTCATACCATCCACAAAGGTAATATTGCCATGCGCCTTTCTATCCGAATCCCAGTTTGTGATCCGGCGGCCGCCGACAACCAGATAACCTGGATCACTAAAGAGCTGGGTTGTATTAATAGTGTTTTCCTCAAGCGCCGCCGCTCCGGTAATAATTTTAAATGTAGATCCAGGTTCATAGATCATGCTGATGGCTAGATTCTTTCTTTGGTCCGGTTTGGTGGAGGCATAGTTATTCGGATCGTAAGACGGTCTGGAGCCCATACCAAGTATTTTGCCGGTCTTGGGGTCCATGGCCAGGATGACCGCTCTTTGTGGCTTGGTTTCTGCGACAATATCATCCAGTTCGTGTTCAATGAGATGCTGAATAGTGGAATCGAGGGTCAGGGTTAAATTGTCACCTGAGTGTACATTATTCTGAATCTCATTATTTTGATCTGTTTCTTCCGGATTCTCTAAATTTGCTTCCCCTTTAAGTTCGGCGTTGTAGGAATACTCCAGGCCCTCAACCCCCTCTCCGGCCATATTGACGATACCAAGTATCGCTGCTCCCATCTCCCCGGCCGGATAGGTTCTTTTATAATTATCCGTAAAGCCGATCCCTTTTATGTTAAGTTTTTTAAGTTTTTCCACAGTACTGATATCTACCTGCCGTTTCAGGCTGACCCATGCCAAGTCTTTTCGCAGCAGGGTAAGAATATCATTTTTATCTTCCCCCAAAATGGCCGCAATATTTTGAGCGATTTTCTCTTTTTTTTGTAATATTTGCTCGCTTGTCAGCGTTTTATCCTTAGCGATGGATTCATCCAGCATTCGCGGATCGGCATAGACATCCTTCACCGGCACACTTTTCGCCAGCACATTGCCCTGTGCATCCGTAATGGTTCCCCGCTCATAAAGCATGGTCTGGCTTGTCGCCTGGAAAGCTGCACCTCTGGCCTTTAACGCTGCGGAATTGATAACCTGAAGGTAAAACAGTCTGCCTAATATTAAGACGCTCAACCCGATGAGCAGGCCATAGACAAGCCACTCTCGGTAAAAATACTGCTTCGTTTTTTTCACGCTGCTGTTCCTTTCCTGTCATGATACTCTGCTTCTATTTTACCATATGTTTTCAAGATGATAAGATCCAAAACATCAAAAGCCCACATAATCTTAACTATCGATGGCAATTGAATAAAAACCACCTTGCTAAGATCTGTGAGCTTGATTTTATTCTCTCCCAATTAAACGAAAGCATTCAATGTAAATTTTGTCTTTGGCGCTGCAAAAAAAGCAGAAGCGCACTACTGACAGCGCCGCCGAAAAGTCCACCTAAATGAGCAAAATTATCAATGCCTGAAAAAACAACACCAAAGACTAAGTTAATGCCGAGAACGATTGCAAGATTGGTAATCAGACCCGTCCTCCAAAACGCTGGCTTTCTGCAGCCATAAATAATGATTGCCCCTAGCAGACCGAATATCGCTCCAGAGGCACCTGCCGACAATTCGGGCCCCCAGAGATAACTGATGAGTGACCCGGCCAGACCGCTGAACAGGTAAATCAGCAAAAAGCGGCCATGGCCAAACAATCTCTCGGCTAATTTTCCCAGAGCAATCAGTGCGTACACGTTAAACAATAGGTGGGTAAAACCGATATGTATGAACATACTGGTCAAGAGACGCCAGTATTGCCCTGCATCAATCAATGTATTCATTTTGGCCCCAAAAAAAATCAGGACGTATGGGTTTTGCGTCCCCCCGGCTAGCTCCATGACAAGAAAAACAACTGCATTGATCAAGACAAGCAAATAGGTTACATAAAAAACTTTCAATTCTTCCTTATATGTAGTATTCATTTCATCCACCAATTCATAAAAAATAAATCAGAATGTACTTAGCGTCTTTCTGATAAACTGAGAGAGACAGCAGCCGGAATGTGTGCACCTCAAGAACCATGACTGTGTATCCGGCTGCCGGTTTTGTCCTCCGCACCTGACGTTGGAAGTATTGATTCACTTACTATCTGGGAGGAATAAATAGTCTTTCACCGGGATAGATAAGATCGGGATTGCCTAGATGGTTATACCCAGCAAGTTCACGCCAATCCAGTCCATACCTCTGCGCAATTTTGTAAACGGTGTCCCCTTTTTGAACGACATAAACTTCCGGCAGCGGCTTATGAACCTCCATGTGCTCATAATAAGGTGTACAACCGCATGGATCGCAGGTATACCCTGCCTGCGTCTGCTCCGCATACATGCCTTCAGGACCCATCTGTTCATACTGAGACATCATTTCCGGCTGATTCATCATGCCCATCATATCTGGCTGGTTCATCATACCGGTCATATCAGGCTGATTCATCATATTTACAGCCGGCGGCTGATTCATATAGCCGGATTTTCTTCCGAAGTACATCTCCATACCTCCTTTTTGTTATAGGATATGGAGAAACACTGCTAAAGTGTCTGTACATGGTAATAATTGTCTGATTATTTTTCCGTGGTACTAATCCATTTCCGCCAGATACTTTTCAACCTGAACGGCCGCAAGCGCTCCGTCCCCGACTGCGGTTGCAACTTGCCTCAAAGGGGTATTGCGGATATCTCCAGCCGCATAGACCCCTTGCTTATTTGTTTTCAGCAAAGCATCTGTGATAATATACCCATATTGATCGACTTCGAAGTATTCTGATGTAAACTTGGTATTTGGTTCAGTGCCGATGTAAATGAATACACCGTCAACCTCAATTTCTTCCACAGCGTCTGAACCGACATCTTTAAGAATGATTTTCTGTACTTTATCATTCCCAGCGATCTCCTGAACAACACTGTCCAGGACAAACTTAACTTTCGGGTTTTCTTCCGCCCTCTGGACTGCGATCTGCGAAGCTCTGAATTCTTTCCGGCGATGAACGATATAGACTTCCGAAGCAAACTTTGTCAGGTAGGCGCCTTCCTCAAGCGCGGCATTTCCACCACCGATGACGGCGACTTTCTTTCCCTTATAGAACGCCCCGTCGCAAGTGGCGCAATACGATACGCCGCGTCCGTGAAAACTGTCTTCTCCTGCTACACCTAAAGAACGCGGCTTGGATCCGGCAGCAATGATCACCGCTTTTGCTTCCAGGGTCCGCTGTCCGGTCACAACCGTTTTCACTTCTTTCTGAAGATCCAAATGCAAAACCGGTTCGAAAATGAATTCAGCGCCCTGATTCAAGGCCTGTTTATAAAATGCATTCATCAAATCGAAGCCGGTAATCCCTTCTGGAAATCCCGGATAATTTTCAATTTTTTCTGTCGCCGCTGCCTGCCCGCCCGGCATCATAGATTCGACAACGACTGTTTTTAATCCGCCCCTTGCCGCATAAATGGCCGCCGTAAGCCCTGCAGGGCCTCCTCCGACAATAATCAGATCATACATTACTACACCAATCCTTTGTTTTATTCTCAGGCTCATTTCTACTTTATAAAAAGTATAGCTCAGAAATTTATTTTCAGGAAGCCAATAAGATGAATTTTATGATAAACTATGAATATATTGCCAACAATAAAAAATAAATACCCAGAAGTTTACATATATTTCAGTGATTTGAACAATTTAATTCATGGAGGGAAATATGCGCGGGAAATCTATTTTTAAACCTGTTCTCAAGATTCTTGTTTTACTCATCATTATTCTTGCTGTTCTTTCAGCCTTGAGCGGATTCTACGAAGACTGGCTGTGGTTTACCGACTTAGGGTACGCAAGTCTTTTCTGGACGCCGTTCTTCAGCAAAGTACTTATTCAGGCCATCAACGGAACGATGTTGTTTTTAGTGATTTTCGCAACACTGATGTCGGGTAGACATGCGTTTACTACGTTTTACAACGAAAGATTCCGCAA
Above is a genomic segment from Dehalobacter sp. 12DCB1 containing:
- a CDS encoding rhomboid family intramembrane serine protease yields the protein MNTTYKEELKVFYVTYLLVLINAVVFLVMELAGGTQNPYVLIFFGAKMNTLIDAGQYWRLLTSMFIHIGFTHLLFNVYALIALGKLAERLFGHGRFLLIYLFSGLAGSLISYLWGPELSAGASGAIFGLLGAIIIYGCRKPAFWRTGLITNLAIVLGINLVFGVVFSGIDNFAHLGGLFGGAVSSALLLFLQRQRQNLH
- a CDS encoding penicillin-binding transpeptidase domain-containing protein, which translates into the protein MKKTKQYFYREWLVYGLLIGLSVLILGRLFYLQVINSAALKARGAAFQATSQTMLYERGTITDAQGNVLAKSVPVKDVYADPRMLDESIAKDKTLTSEQILQKKEKIAQNIAAILGEDKNDILTLLRKDLAWVSLKRQVDISTVEKLKKLNIKGIGFTDNYKRTYPAGEMGAAILGIVNMAGEGVEGLEYSYNAELKGEANLENPEETDQNNEIQNNVHSGDNLTLTLDSTIQHLIEHELDDIVAETKPQRAVILAMDPKTGKILGMGSRPSYDPNNYASTKPDQRKNLAISMIYEPGSTFKIITGAAALEENTINTTQLFSDPGYLVVGGRRITNWDSDRKAHGNITFVDGMKLSSNVVLAQVGQKLGKDLFYTYLKSFGFGSLTDVDISGEERGLLIDKSKIKSIELATMSFGQANLVTPVQLLTAICAVANGGHLMQPYIVENIKNKDGEIISKTQPKVVRQVISETTSKTVSDILVSVVDSGTGSRAKIPGIKVAGKTGTAQKIDPKTGMYSDTDYIVSFVGYAPANDPKIAVLVVIDTPHAPVIQGGTLGGPRVKNIIEGTLQYYGVPVSAETPSDLTKVDPDALAEQAAAKNGNTAVEKNNTPARQAGEGEVLVPDLKGLTIRQAGELLGKMDLRYEFSGSGLAYKQSPEAGKIVNRGDTIEVLFGTDE
- a CDS encoding M20/M25/M40 family metallo-hydrolase — protein: MLRNSFELARELTCSLTEMTGVSGYEQGLKTTLQDIFAPWYMDTFSDFIGNFYAVKKGEHGGKHSVMLAAHIDEIGLMITHIDVRGFLHFATLGGIDQRTLLYQEVLVHGKEDLCGVVCLGSSHKDSKKQQTLDIEDLVIDIGFNYATAVSMVKPGDIASIKRYPLHLLNDRISGKALDDRAGVAVLAVCLNELMGMKHQHDVIAVATVQEEVGLRGGLTSSERLLPSLAVAVDVTHAQTLDTKSQVTVELAKGPVISLGPNIHPWVYARLSDSAQQNRIACQQQAVPGATGTDARVIQLAGYGIPTGLVSIPLRYMHTSVETASLKDIVECGKLLAYFIASLPEELEDL
- a CDS encoding LysM domain-containing protein → MYFGRKSGYMNQPPAVNMMNQPDMTGMMNQPDMMGMMNQPEMMSQYEQMGPEGMYAEQTQAGYTCDPCGCTPYYEHMEVHKPLPEVYVVQKGDTVYKIAQRYGLDWRELAGYNHLGNPDLIYPGERLFIPPR
- the trxB gene encoding thioredoxin-disulfide reductase, with product MYDLIIVGGGPAGLTAAIYAARGGLKTVVVESMMPGGQAAATEKIENYPGFPEGITGFDLMNAFYKQALNQGAEFIFEPVLHLDLQKEVKTVVTGQRTLEAKAVIIAAGSKPRSLGVAGEDSFHGRGVSYCATCDGAFYKGKKVAVIGGGNAALEEGAYLTKFASEVYIVHRRKEFRASQIAVQRAEENPKVKFVLDSVVQEIAGNDKVQKIILKDVGSDAVEEIEVDGVFIYIGTEPNTKFTSEYFEVDQYGYIITDALLKTNKQGVYAAGDIRNTPLRQVATAVGDGALAAVQVEKYLAEMD